From the genome of bacterium:
GAATATCGAGTGTGACCGAACATCTTGGACCGGCCTGCGACAGCTTAGCTGAAGACACAGCCTTACCATCAACCAGAGCCACTGCTTCTACGCCAAGTCCTGGGTACGGCTTGGTCACATCAACACTAACCACTGCGCGGCCATTTGGCGCATCCGGCAGAATGACGAAGTAAGAAATCCTCGACTCTGGCACGGCTTCAAGCCATACGCTCTGCCATATGCCGGTGGTGCGTGTGTAGAGGCAGCCGTATGAACCCAATCTATCCGACTGTTTGCCGAGAGGCTGCATGTGTGGACGCTCGTCATCAATTGCATATACCACAACCTCGTTCTCGCCTGGTTTGACTACATCGGTAATGTCGGCATAAAAAGGTGTCCATCCGCCGCGATGAACGGCAACTTGACTGCCGTTGACCCATACGCGAGACTCGTAGTCCACTGCACCGAAGTGAAGAAGCAGCCGTTGGCCAGTCAGTGTTTTATCGACGGTGAAAAATCGCCTATACCATACTGCTCCGAGAAAATCCGTGTTGCCTACTCCACTGAGTTTGCTCTCCGGACAGAACGGCACATTGATCTCGAGCGGAAAATCAACGCCGCTCGACCAGTTCTTTTCAAGGCCGCACTTTGCCGTGTCGATTGCGAACTGCCATTTGCCGTTGAGGCACTGCCAGGCCTTGCGCTCGAAGTCGGGTCTGGGGTGCTCCGGTCTGGGTATATTGCTGGACATTTGATCTGAATGGTTCCTTTCAAATATTCGAAGTCAATCAACCCTTAGTCTAACCGCTTTCATTAAAAACCTCAATAAGGCAGTAATGAATTTTCCTGTTATCTCTTGCCCGATAGCGCTGGGTTGACATAAAATTAACAAGTAACACCAATCAGGAGGGGTTTTATGAAACTCAATAAAGATAAAGCTGAGATTTTTGTCCCGGACGGCAAACCCATACAGGAAGCCGTTGCGCGCACAACCCATATGGGAATCTCAGCGCACCAGGACGATATCGAGATTATGGCATTCCACGGTGTGCTCGAATGCTTCGGCAAGGACGATAAGTGGTTTATGGGTGTCGTCGTCACAAACGGCGCAGGCAGTCCGAGAGACGACTTATACGCAAACTACACAGACGAACAGATGCAGACTGTCAGACGCCTCGAACAGAAAAAAGCCGCGTTTGTCGGTGAATATAGCGCACAGGCTCTGCTGGATTATAGCAGTGCTGAGGTGAAGGATTCCAAAAACCAGAACGTGGTCGATGACCTTAAGAAGATCTTTGAACTTGCAAAGCCGGAAGTCGTATATACTCACAACCTCGGCGACAAGCATGACACTCATGTGGCCACGACTATGCATATCGTCAGGGCAATCCGCGCGCTGCCAAAAGACGCAAGACCCAAAAAGCTTCTTGGCTGCGAAGTGTGGCGCGACCTGGACTGGATGAGTGACGAAGACAAGATTCCTCTCAACGTGGAAGCCCATGAGAACATTGCATCCGCTGTGCTGGGTGTGCATGACTCACAGATCTGCGGCGGCAAGAGATATGACCTGGCTACACTCGGACGCAGGCGCGCTCATGCCACCTATTTTGCATCGCACGGCACAGACGCTTGCGCACTGCTCAACTTTGCAATGGACCTCACACCGCTTATCGAAGATGACTCGCTGGATGTCAACGAGTATCTGAAAGGATTCATAAGCAGGTTCCAGGGAGAAGTGACCGAACGAGTCGGGAAATTTGCTTGATAACTTCTCATCTTTATCACGAAAACACGAAAAGATGGAATCACGAGATCTTTTTTCTGGTTTCCTCTCTTCGTGTTTTCATGATATTGAATTCTCCGATTATGCACACCTCGTAGATCGTCAAAATCCTCCTCAATAAGCATCCACGCCATACACTCACCGTTTTCAGGGTATCCCTAATGGAGATCAACTACTTGAGGAGGTCCGGTTATGGTTCCCGAAGTCAGAAAGTGTGACGTAAGCCAGTGTTTTTATAACAAAGACAGTGAGTGCTGCGCCCGTGGGATATTGATCGGCAGCAATGAGCCTGTATGCGAGACATTTATGGCCTCTCAGCAGCGCACAAAACACCAGGGACAAGCGTCGGTAGGTGCGTGCCATATAGAAAACTGCCTGTATAATCAGTCCATGAGCTGTAATGCCTGCGGTGATATAGAGATCATATTTTCTAACAATCAGGCGTGGTGTAATACATTTGCGTCTAAATAAAGCCCGGTCGCATTTCAGGTGCTGCACCGGCTTATGGACAGCACCTGAAACTCAACAATTCAGCCGGCTTAATATCTCCTCAGCTTCTTGATTGCCGACATGCTCTCTTGCCCGGATAACGGACATGCCGACTACTGGTGGGTAAGCAATATCGTTCTTCATTCGCGGCTCGACATACTCGATCACATCAAAGACCAGACGGCAGGCGTCATCATAATCCATGCCTGTAAGATTGGAGACATATCGGACCGCGCGGTCGATCAGTTTCAGGTTGGACGGAACTACATAGATCATACAATTGCCCATCACACGCCCAAGACGGACCATTATGCACGTCGAGAGCGCATTTAGCAGCATCTTCACTCCAACCCTTTTTATCCCCTTAAGCAGGAACTCATTACCTATCGAGGGCAACTTGACTGACGGCATGCATGCAGAACACTCGCATGCGCAAATGCGGCCTATCCTGATACCCGACTCGGCTACCGACTGAAAAGACTCATCGCCGTCGTCCAGGACAAATACGGCTGCATCGCCGGGACCTAGAGGACGCAAATCTATGCCGTCCTGACCTATCCTGAACCTGTAAATCTCGCTTAGTGATATGCGCTTGATGACCTCATACCGGTGCGCACAATCCTCATCTCCAACCATTTCACGCACCTGATCCTCAGACCACTCCACCGCGCGGGGAGTGCGCTTTAGGAGTCTATGCCAGGCGTCCCCAGTGGTCATGGCCGGAGTGAACAGAAATGCCCATGAGTCGGATGCATCGGAGTCGTCCCACTTTTTGAACGGCGGAATGCAGAAGGTGGGTGAGCGCTCGGTGGTATCCGTAAGGACATCTATCGCCAGATTATCGGCGAAGTAATTCACCTTGCCGCCTGCGCGATATACCGATTCTTCCATCTCGACCAAATTTGCAAGCTGATGAAGAAAATGCTCGGAGCGGAGGGCTTTGTGCATTTTCTCCAGTGATTCCAGAAACTGCTGGGGAATTGTCCCATCGCCCAAACCCTGTAAGTTGCGCACTACTATCTCAAGGATGGTGAGCAGGACGCATAATTGAATAGTTGTCGCCTGCATGCGGGTCGAACCTGTGATAGCCATCGGACCGGTCGTAAGATTGATCTTTTCAATCCGGGGATCGTCTATGATCTCGCGCGAACGCTCGACATGCTTTCGCAGGAGTTCATCGGGGTTGTTATATACGAAATAGACCTTTGCGCCGCTTTCCAGAGCCTGCCAGGCAGTGCCGATGACCCATGAGGTCTCGCCGCCCTCGGTAATGGCAAAAACGACATCATTCTTTCCCACTCCGACATCCGCAATCTGACGCCTGCCGAACTCCGTGATGTCCTCGAAACCCTCCACAGACTTTATCAGGGCGAAGTCGCCGCCCGCCATGAGGCTGATCGTGCGGTCACGCCACTGTGAATCCCTGCCTTGCCAGAAGTCACGCCAGATAGAGTCCAGCAATATACTCAGCCTGCCTGTAGCGCCGCAGCCTGTGAAGAAGATACGTCCGCCTGCGCGCAGTGCATTCGTTACTACATCAGCTATCTCATACGAGCGGCCGGACTGCGCCCCCTGGCGGTACTTCGCGACTACATCATCATCAACCTGGAAGAGCAGATCGAGTGCAGATGCAATGTCGTTTTGAGCCACTTCGCTCAGGTGCGCGGTGATCGGATGAGATGACTCGGTCACAAGCTCACCCAGCCTGAACTGGCCGCTTATCTTGAGAAATTCCTCAGCACGGGCATGAGCCGAATCACTTATAGTCAACCTGTTTTCCACTGAATCCCTGCCACAATTATACTCGTTACTCTATCTAAAAGTATACGTTGACAAACCTTGGGAAACAAGAATACTCTCTTTACAACGTCCGGTTTACAGCAGATTCTTCAAATTCGCTCGGAATGACTGTGTTTGATCAGAATGCATAAAACATAAACGTTTGTAGCATTTCAATCGGTTAAATAATCAATACAAAATACTAAATATAAAATTAGAAAGGCTCACGCTATAGAGCATGAGCCTTGCATAATATAATATTCCGGCCAACTGTATACACAGCGTCTATCGCACTGCTGCTTCACCCATTTCACGAGTTCGTATTCGCATTGCATTGTCGACTTTGTATACGAATATCTTGCCGTCACCGATCTCACCGGTTCCAGCCGCATCCGCTATGGCCTTCATTACGTCATCGGCCATATCGTCCATCACAACAGTCTCGATCTTGACCTTGTCCAGCAGACTGACCACATATTCCTGGCCGCGATAGTGCTGGGTCCGGCCTCTCTGCTTGCCACTGCCCATAACATGGGATACAGTGACACCCATCAGCCCCAAATCGTCAAGAGCAGCCTTTACCTCGTCAAGTTTGTTCGGTCTTATTATCGCTTCGATTTTTGTCATATCAATACCCTCTCTTACCTCATCTCGAATTCAGGATATGCCAACACTCCGGTCTCAGGCATATCCAGGCCGGCAAGCTCGTCCTCCTTGCTTACGCGCATCGGAACAATATAGTTCATAATCTTGAAGTATATGAAACTAAACCCGAATGCCCATACAAGAAGCGTGGCTACCGCAATTAGTTGAACAGTCAGTTGGTGCATTCCGCCACCATGGAAAAGACCGGTAATGCCGTTGAAAGTGCCATCCGCAAATAGACCGACACTGATGACGCCGAACAGACCACAAGCACCGTGCACCGAAACAGCACCAACCGGATCGTCCACATGAATCTTGTCGATAAACGCTACACTTAAGCACACCAGAATACCTGCGAGTCCACCTATAATACAGGAATCCACACAATTGACAAATGCACACGGAGCAGTAATCGCGACCAGTCCGGCCAGCATGCCGTTCGCACCCATTGTCGGGTCGGGCTTGCCGCACTTGAAAAGCATATAGATCACGGCAGTTGCCAAGCCAAAAGCAGATGCAAGCATTGTGTTGGTGGCGACCATCGCGAACCTCAGGTTGTTACCACCCGATGCACCGAGTGTGCTGCCGGGGTTGAAACCGAACCAGCCAAAAGCCAGAATGAGTGTGCCGAGAATAGCCATCGGAATGTGATGGCCCGGTATGGCATTCGCACTGCCGTCTCTGTTAAACTTACCGATCCTCGGACCGAGCACAATGGCACCTGCAAGTCCACAGAGTCCGCCGACCGCATGGACGACACCCGAGCCTGCAAAATCACAGTAGCCAAGCTTCATCAGCCAGCCGCCGCCCCATGCCCAGTTTCCATATAGCGGGTAAAGTATCATCGACATAAAGAAACCGTAGGCAAGAAATGATCTCAATTTCCATCGTTCGGCCAAAGCTCCGGTCGGAATGGTGCAGGCCGTGTCCATAAAGACCATCTGGAACAAGAACAAAGCCGCCACAGCCAAGTCATAATAACTACCCGTCAAAAAGAAACCAGCGGTCCCGATTATGCCCCAGCCGTGAATAGTAAGTTCGTGGCCTGCGGTCAGTGCGGGACTTCCACCAAGATTACCTATCGGACCAGCATTGCCATACATAAATGCAAAACCGCATACAAAGAACCCTATTATACCTATCGCATACACCGCAAAGTTCATAAACATAGTATGCGCGGCATTTTTGGCTCTCGTAAAACCAGTCTCTACCAGCGCGAATCCTGCCTGCATGAACATAACCAGAAAACCGGCCACCAGCGTCCAGGTAAAGTTAATAGCGACCTTGTTTTGTCCCACAACATCTGCGAGTTTTGACGCAAAAGGTTCAGATGTTGTGGCAGTCTTCAGATCGTCGGCGCTGGGAGCACCGCCCGTTGCGTCGATTACGTCTTGGGCGGTCCCTGTTTTGGAGCCGTCAACATCTGCCATCGCTACTACACACGAGACCATCGATATTGCCATACATAGCAGAATAATAATTGCATACAACCTGACTCTACACATGTTTCTCCTCAATAGTGTCTATGGGCCGGCAATATCGCACGGCCCACAAGACTGACTTTTTTAAAATGCAGAAGATATTGTCAGCCCGGCTATGAAATTGTTCTCATCGACACCATTAGCGGAGAGAGCGTCTTTCAGGTCGCTGTTGACTACGGTAGAATAGGTCACAGAAGGCGTGATCTTCATCTTGCCGCTCTCAAAAGGCATGCTGACACCCAAAACAAGGTCTACCAAACCAGTCTTGTCGGCGCCATAGAAATAAAAGTCATTGTAGCCCGACGATGCAAAACCGAGTTTGGCAGAAAGACTCATGGAGTTGCCGCCCTTCATTGCATAGTCATAGCTCGTGCTCAGCGCGCCATAGAGACCCTTTGCCTCGTCAAAATCGTAGTTCAAAGCAAGCGAAATCGGCAGCTTGCTCCCAAGAGGGGTGTTGAAGAACAGTTCCTGGGTGCTTGGGTATGTCGTGTTTGGGAAAGCATAATATATGTATCCCGCTGACATCGATTTCCATGCATAAGTGAGCGTGTAGTCTTCCTCGGTGAAATTCCCTGAATTGCCGCTTATGTTGGTAGTGTCCATACTGGCCCAGAAATTAAAACTCAAACCGCTGGGATTTGAAATGGTGATGGACGGCTGAAACGCCGGATCGGGGTTCGGAACGGTTCCACGCCACACGTATTTGCTAACATAAGCAAGATCAACATTTGTCGATAAGCCCTCCTGAGCATAAGCCGCACATCCGGCCATCAACAATAGGCACATCCCCGCAGTCAGATACCTCCGCAATCCTCTTGTCCTCATTTGTCAGTCTCCTCCAATCTATACGTTAGAAGTAAGAAGTTAGTGGTTAGAACCCTAACCATTGCTTAATTAGAGTATACGGTTGGGTTATTTCGAGAGTGTTAAGCGGGAATTAACGTAACGTATCCGTGGTATTGCAGCTTGTTTACGAGTTTTGCGGTTTTCGACCAGTGAGGAGCTTGCGGGTGAGCTTACGTATGCTCTCTCCGACTATGCGCGCAGGCACTTCAAATGGAAGCGGGATAGCCAGATCGGCTTTGTCTTTGTCAGTAAGCAATTCGGGCGATAAGCGCTGTTTTATGCGCAGCACGGCATTGTTGTCGGCCAAAACGAACTGATTGAACAGCCATCTGGTAAATGGATTGATACCGCGGCCTCTGTACACACATGCGGCAAAATCGACTACATACGGCCTGCCGTCGTCACCAAGCATTACGTTGCCGCGGCTGCGCAGGTCGCAGTGGGCTATGCCTCGTGAGTGCATATTGTTAACCACCTCGACAAGCTCGGCATAGAACTCATTTGTGAGGACTCCCTGAGAGACATGTTCGAGGCTGGTTCCTGAAATATGCTCCATGGCGAGGGAATATTTGTCCATCCGTCCTACAAGCTGAGGAATGCCCTCGACACCAAGCAAATTACGCATGGCGCCGAACTCACGTCGGATCAATATCGGCCCAACTATTTTGCGAAACAGAAAGTCGCTGCCCTTGAAATCCTTGACAGCTACTTTATTGCCGTCAATATCGACCACACGCAGGTCAGGCCGAGTGCCACCGGCGGTGCGGTAATAGTCGACTGTGTTTTCCTCGATCAGTTTTCTATCGAGTCTAGGGAGTTTGGTCATTTGATACATACCTATAATATTGTAACAGGACGTGCGGGACGATAACAACAATTACCCGCCAATATCTGATCTGTAATGTATTGCCGGACGAAGCATTTGCGACAGAAGTTGTTGACCAATCCCATATTGAACGGCAAATGCTTCATCCCTACACGCCGAGCATACCTGTGTGCATTTTATATTGCATTGATGCCTGAGGCTGCAGTAAAATGACCGTATGTTATCCAGCGAGATATTCAAAAACCCACCGAGCAAATACAGGCCGATGCCATTCTGGTTTTGGAACTCGAAACTCAGAAGAGAGGAAATCGTTTCTCAAATCCGCGATTTTCACTCAAAAGGGCTGGGCGGCTTCTTCATACACGCCAGGTTCGGCCTGGAGACGGAATATCTTTCGCGCGAGTGGATGGAGTGCGTCAAGTGCACCGTGAAGACCGCCGAAGAACTCGAAATGGAAGTCTGGCTCTATGATGAGAACGGCTTCCCGAGTGGGATTGGCAACCTTAAAGTGAGCGGCGTGAAGGAATATCGGTCGAAGTATATCGATCTGACCGAGCGCAACGCATCCTCAGGCGAAAATGTGGCCATAGAACTGCCTTCCGGCGAGGTCATTGCCGCATATGCATATCCATGTAATAAACCCAACGGCGATAAGGTCGACCTTATATCGAACATATCCGACAATCAACTGGTCTGGAAAGCTCCCAGAGGTGACTGGAGCGTTGGAGTCTACTCGAAATGCGTGCTTGAAGATGCGAACGATATAGTCTACGGCGTCGATTATCTCAACCCCGAGGCCATGCGATTCTTTCTGGATTACACGTTCGATCCGTATGTGAAAGCTGTCGGAGAGCACTTCGGCAAGACAATCAAAGGCGTCTTTACGGACGAACCCACACTTTTGCCATGGCACCATGCAAACTGGTATACGCAGAGGCTACACACGCGTGTAGTTGTCTGGGACGACCTGATCGAGAGCGAAATGAAGACTCGCCTGGATATGAGTGCGGAGCAGTTTTTGCCGCATATGTTCTTTGGTATAGACGAAAACACCGCAAACGTGCGCCGGGCGTTTTGGCAGAGTGTCGAGGATTTATACCTTAAGGCGTTCTTCGAGCCGTATAAGAAATGGTGCGCTGAGCACGATCTCAAGTTCACCGGCCATGCTCTCTTTGAAGAGGGTTTGTATATAAACACGGATTTTCAGGCGGATATTGTCTCTTCACTTGCAACAATGGACATACCCGGCATAGACCACCTCGGTGAGGTGACTGAGACCCCATACGGCTGGGACAACCTGCCCAGGCAGCTCACGAACATGCAGGGTGAGAAACTCATATCCTCGCTTGGACATTGGGCCGGCAAAGAAGCCGTACTCAGCGAGACATACGGCTGCGCCGGTTGGGGGCTCACCCCAGCAAAGATGAAATGGATAGCTGACTGGCAATATTGCCTCGGGATCAATATGCTCTGCCCGCATGCGCTCTTTTACAGCATCGAGGGGTTCAGAAAGACCGATGCCCCACCCTCTGAAAACCATATGCCGAGTTGGCAGCATTATAGGCAGTTCGCCGATTATATAGGCAGGCTCTCATATGTAATACGCCAGGGCAGACATGTCGCCAAGGTTGCTCTGTTTTATCCACATAAAGAGTTTTGGGGCAGGCATATTGTCGGCACTGAAGGCGAAAAGGACCGCATTCTCAGCGATTCGTTCGACTTGTGCGCAAGTATCCTTCCCAGGCTCCATTATGACTACGATGTGCTGCCTGAGCAGGCGATTGCATCGGCTCATATAGATGGCGGTAAGATTGTCATCAACAACGAGGAGTATGAAGCCCTTATCGCACCTATATCCATAACCGAGACCTCGGCAGGTGACAATGTGCGCGAGTTCATTCGGACAGGCGGCAAGTGGATTCTGCCTCCGATGACCCACAAAGACCCCGACCCGGATCATCTTCGCGAGCAGGCCGAGATTTTGTCCGGAGACGGCAAAGTGATCCCCGTTCTGGCCGGGACAGTTGATAGAGAAAGTCTTACCCGCGCTCTGGACAATGCTCTTCGAGAAGCAGTCAAACCAGACGTAAAAATCTTCTCGCCAAGCGGAAAGCTGATGACGGACGTCAGGTATATACACCGCGAGATAGACGGCAAGCAAGCATACTTCGTCATCAACACATCTGACAGCAACGCTGAGTGCATCATCAGCATGGAAACTATGGGTGACATTCAGGAGTGGAACCTGGAGACGGGAGATATATCACCCGCATCCAATGTCGAAAGAAAAGATGGCAGGCTGTGCACCGAGCGCGATTTTCCGCCTTATGGCTCCGCACTGTATATTGTGGACCCTAAAGTCGAGCCTCAGTTCAAGCCCGTGCATGCCGCCGAAAGAACCGAACTGCTGGTGCTGCCGGACGAATGGATATTCGAGCCACAGCAGCCAAATGCCCTGATACTCGATGACATGGATTTCAAGGTCACACCAATGGGCGGCGGTACATCGTATTCATACACTGCTCAGTTTGAGTGCGAACATATACCCCAACGTATCATGCTCATGCTCGACGATGTTGAATACCGTGCATCCCTGATGGGTAGGATGTGCATAATTGTGCACGTAAACAATAAGATATGGGACAAGCCGGAGTTCGGCACATATCTCGATTATGGGTTCAAGACTCTCGATATCACTGAGGCGGTTGTGTATGGGGAAAACACCGTCAAGATCGAGATAAACCACTCACCATGGGCAGGCCAGCCGCTGGTGTTGAATTCCGCACCCGTGCTTTTAGGCAATTTTGCATGCGATCGTGAGTCTAAGACTATTATAGCCCCTGCCGGAGCCGCACAGAGCGGTTCGTGGACAGAGTTCGGCTATCCGTATTACTCGGGCACAGCAGTTTATACGCACAGCTTTAAACTCCCGCGCCAGGCGAAGGACAGGCGCATAATAGTCTCGATTGATGATGTGAGGGATATGGCCGAGATATCGGTGAACGGCAAATGCGCGGACGTGCGGCTGTGGCAGCCATGGGAAGCCGATATTACCGGCCTTGTGACCGGAGGACGAAACATTCTCTCGATCAAGGTAACAAACTCTATGGCAAACTTTATCGACGCTAACCCGAGGCCGTCAGGGCTTATGGGAAAAGCAAGAATTTCGGCAGAGGAAAAGAATGATTAGACGATATAAAGTGGAAGTGACTACCGATAATCAGGGATGGGTATCGGTGAAGATACCGGCTGTGCCCGAAATACATGCGGAAGCGCACACGAGGGAGCAGGCTCTCCAGTTCGCCGCAAACTCGATTACTTCTCACCTGAAATCCCTAGCCGAGTCCAGTGCAAACGTGCCGGACTCGGACATAGACGCAATTGTGGTGGATATCTGATTGGAAACTCAGACGCTCGAGATACCGGTCGTCTGGCCAAACTATTATGAAGACTGCGAACTGTGCATCTCTCGCCTGCAGCAGGCTCTGGACGAGATGGACGGTGTGGATGATGTCACGATAGACACCAGGGGTCAGACCGTACGCCTCACTTACGACAAAAACCTCGTCACATTTGAAGATATCAAGGAACGTGCTATAACGCTGGGGGTCACGGTCAAAGAGCATTATTCGCACGAAAGACTCCGTATCGTGGGTCTGGACTGCCCGGACTGTTCCCTCAAGCTCGAAACCACCATACGCAAGATGCACGGTGTGGCATGGGCGTCTCTCAACTATGCGACCTCTATGTTGATTGTCGAGTTCGAGCCGGATGTTGTAGGGATAGACGCGATCCGAAAGAAAATTCACGATTTTGGCTACGAGATCGAAGCGGCACCAGGCGCACCCGCACCCAAGGCAATAACACTGCGAAGCATGCGCGCTGCCATGACAATTATATCAGGCATGCTGCTTGCTGTTGGGCTTGTCCTCACATTCGCAAAAGTTGGGCATAATATGGTCCCGGCATTTTTCATAGCCTCCGCCATCGCCGGTGGGATATACCCCGCCAGGACCGGTATTCTGAGCGCAAAGAGTTTCGTGCTGGACACGAATTTCCTCATGAGTGCTGCGGCTGTTGGTGCAATCGCTCTTGGCGATTATTCGGAAGCGGCGGCTGTCGTGTTCCTCTTCTCACTCGGCTCCACACTGGAAGCTCATACGGTCGATAGGACCCGCAGGTCGATTAAATCGCTGATCGAGGCATTTCCTACACAAGCGATGGTAAAGCGAGATGGCCATATCAAGGAGATGCATCTGCATGATATCGAGATAGGCGATATAGTCATCATCAAGCCCGGAGACAAAATCCCCGTGGACGGAACCGTGCTCGAAGGCGAGACGGCTGTAAACGAATCACCTATCACAGGTGAATCTGTCCCGGCGGCAAAGGCAAAAGGCGACCAGGTATATGCCGGATCGATAAACGGCAGAGGGGCAATAGAGGTCAGGACTACCACCCGTTCGGAAGACAATACCCTGGCACGGATCGTCCACCTCGTCGAAGAAGCTCAGGCTCAAAAGGCTCCGTCTCAGAGATTCAGCGAGAAATTCGGGCAGATATACACACCGGTGGTGATCGCTCTGGCGGCACTTGTCGGAATAGGCGGAACGCTTGTCATCGGCGGTGATTACAGAAGCTGGGTCACACGGGCTCTCACACTGCTCATCGTATCATGCCCGTGCGCGCTGGTAATATCAACCCCAGTGGCGATTGTTGCGGCCATAGGTAACGCGGCTCGCTCGGGCGCGCTTATAAAGGGTGGTGCACACCTTGAGATGCTTGGTGACGTCAACATAATAGCGTTCGATAAAACGGGCACGCTCACCATCGGCAAGCCGTCCGTGACCGATATATTGCCTGCAAACGGCCATGATGTCGATGATGTGCTCTCGATTGCTGCAGCTATCGAATCCAGGTCGGAGCACCCACTGGCCGACTCGATCATAGCAAAATTTCACGAATCGAACCTGCCGGAGCGGGCGGTCTCATTCTTCGAAGCGTATCCGGGCAAGGGAGCGCGCGCGGTCGTAAACGGCAGCCTGTACTATATCGGCAGCCGCAGGCTTATGGAAGAACTAGGCATCGCCATACCCGACAGCGGCCCGATTGTTGATCTTGCCGAGTCGGGAAAGACTGTGGTCTATCTGAGCGATGAGACGCAGTTGTGGGGAGCGATTGCAGCGTCCGATACTATCAGGCCGAGCGGCGCGCCCGCGATATCTGCACTCAAACGAATCGGGGTCGACCGGACCGTGATGCTCA
Proteins encoded in this window:
- a CDS encoding P-II family nitrogen regulator, yielding MTKIEAIIRPNKLDEVKAALDDLGLMGVTVSHVMGSGKQRGRTQHYRGQEYVVSLLDKVKIETVVMDDMADDVMKAIADAAGTGEIGDGKIFVYKVDNAMRIRTREMGEAAVR
- a CDS encoding ammonium transporter, with the protein product MCRVRLYAIIILLCMAISMVSCVVAMADVDGSKTGTAQDVIDATGGAPSADDLKTATTSEPFASKLADVVGQNKVAINFTWTLVAGFLVMFMQAGFALVETGFTRAKNAAHTMFMNFAVYAIGIIGFFVCGFAFMYGNAGPIGNLGGSPALTAGHELTIHGWGIIGTAGFFLTGSYYDLAVAALFLFQMVFMDTACTIPTGALAERWKLRSFLAYGFFMSMILYPLYGNWAWGGGWLMKLGYCDFAGSGVVHAVGGLCGLAGAIVLGPRIGKFNRDGSANAIPGHHIPMAILGTLILAFGWFGFNPGSTLGASGGNNLRFAMVATNTMLASAFGLATAVIYMLFKCGKPDPTMGANGMLAGLVAITAPCAFVNCVDSCIIGGLAGILVCLSVAFIDKIHVDDPVGAVSVHGACGLFGVISVGLFADGTFNGITGLFHGGGMHQLTVQLIAVATLLVWAFGFSFIYFKIMNYIVPMRVSKEDELAGLDMPETGVLAYPEFEMR
- a CDS encoding PIG-L family deacetylase gives rise to the protein MKLNKDKAEIFVPDGKPIQEAVARTTHMGISAHQDDIEIMAFHGVLECFGKDDKWFMGVVVTNGAGSPRDDLYANYTDEQMQTVRRLEQKKAAFVGEYSAQALLDYSSAEVKDSKNQNVVDDLKKIFELAKPEVVYTHNLGDKHDTHVATTMHIVRAIRALPKDARPKKLLGCEVWRDLDWMSDEDKIPLNVEAHENIASAVLGVHDSQICGGKRYDLATLGRRRAHATYFASHGTDACALLNFAMDLTPLIEDDSLDVNEYLKGFISRFQGEVTERVGKFA
- a CDS encoding DUF1540 domain-containing protein, with the protein product MVPEVRKCDVSQCFYNKDSECCARGILIGSNEPVCETFMASQQRTKHQGQASVGACHIENCLYNQSMSCNACGDIEIIFSNNQAWCNTFASK
- the cadA gene encoding cadmium-translocating P-type ATPase, which produces METQTLEIPVVWPNYYEDCELCISRLQQALDEMDGVDDVTIDTRGQTVRLTYDKNLVTFEDIKERAITLGVTVKEHYSHERLRIVGLDCPDCSLKLETTIRKMHGVAWASLNYATSMLIVEFEPDVVGIDAIRKKIHDFGYEIEAAPGAPAPKAITLRSMRAAMTIISGMLLAVGLVLTFAKVGHNMVPAFFIASAIAGGIYPARTGILSAKSFVLDTNFLMSAAAVGAIALGDYSEAAAVVFLFSLGSTLEAHTVDRTRRSIKSLIEAFPTQAMVKRDGHIKEMHLHDIEIGDIVIIKPGDKIPVDGTVLEGETAVNESPITGESVPAAKAKGDQVYAGSINGRGAIEVRTTTRSEDNTLARIVHLVEEAQAQKAPSQRFSEKFGQIYTPVVIALAALVGIGGTLVIGGDYRSWVTRALTLLIVSCPCALVISTPVAIVAAIGNAARSGALIKGGAHLEMLGDVNIIAFDKTGTLTIGKPSVTDILPANGHDVDDVLSIAAAIESRSEHPLADSIIAKFHESNLPERAVSFFEAYPGKGARAVVNGSLYYIGSRRLMEELGIAIPDSGPIVDLAESGKTVVYLSDETQLWGAIAASDTIRPSGAPAISALKRIGVDRTVMLTGDNPRTAARVAQSLGIDEYHAQLLPEDKLAMIRSLSTKRDRVAMVGDGINDAPALAAADVGVAMGGAGSHAAIEAADVALMADDIVMLPYAVALSRKAGRVIRQNVTIALAVIVLLITGALWHKISLAAGVLGHEGSALLVIANSMRLLKRQP